From a single Couchioplanes caeruleus genomic region:
- the secA gene encoding preprotein translocase subunit SecA yields the protein MSILEKVLRAGEGRMLRRLKAIAEAVNSIEEDYTDLTDDELREQTQQFKERYADGESLDSLLVEAFAVAREGARRVLGQRAYDVQLMGGAALHFGNIPEMKTGEGKTLTGVFPAYLNALSGDGVHIITVNDYLAQRDAEWVGRVHVFLGLTVGVILPNRPAAEHRAAYLCDITYGTNNEFGFDYLRDNMAWSKGELVQRGHNFAIVDEVDSILIDEARTPLIISGPGEHSARWYGEFAALVGRLQKGKDGEGDYEVDEAKRTVAITERGVARVEDRLGIDNLYESVNTPLVGYLNNAIKAKELYKRDKDYIVDENGEVLIVDEFTGRILHGRRYNEGMHQAIEAKEGVEVKQENQTLATITLQNYFRLYNKLGGMTGTAQTEAGEFNQVYKVGVVSIPTHRPMIRIDHPDVIYKTEKAKFNAVIEDIAERHATGQPVLVGTVSVENSEILSTLLRRRGIPHSVLNAKFHAQEAQIIAQAGRKGGVTVATNMAGRGTDILLGGNPEFLASAELHQRGLDPVESPEEYAKALEEVLPAWKEACEEEAAEVIAAGGLYVLGTERHDSRRIDNQLRGRSGRQGDPGESRFYLSLQDDLMKRFRAGAVEAVMERFNIPEDVPIESKMVTRQIRSAQTQIEAQNAEIRKNVLKYDEVLNKQRMVIYAERKRVLDGEDMHDQAEHMIDDVVADYVTAATSDGYAEDWDLEQLWTNLKRLFPLSLTIEDIVEEAGGERSSLDQEFLVAQIKEDARRAYQAREDELGEEAVRELERQVLLAVIDRKWREHLYEMDYLQEGISLRAYAQRDPVVEYQREGFDMFNQMMEGIKEEAVGFLFNLEVQVEEAPTVTVDPSQAVPLPTADEPEQHVEVRAKGLGGNRRPQALQYTAPTIDGEAGAGAPQIQHPEQQAPALGIGAAPVVPASPAHTGAHRTTGPRTSGQAEASNGPSRNAPCYCGSGKKYKRCHGAPGAV from the coding sequence GTGTCGATTTTGGAAAAAGTCCTTCGTGCCGGCGAGGGCCGCATGCTGCGTCGCCTCAAGGCGATCGCCGAAGCGGTCAACTCGATCGAGGAGGATTACACCGACCTCACCGACGACGAGCTGCGCGAGCAGACCCAGCAGTTCAAGGAGCGCTACGCCGACGGCGAGTCGCTCGACTCGCTGCTGGTGGAGGCGTTCGCGGTGGCCCGTGAGGGCGCGCGGCGCGTGCTCGGGCAGCGGGCCTACGACGTGCAGCTCATGGGCGGTGCGGCGCTGCACTTCGGGAACATCCCGGAGATGAAGACCGGTGAGGGCAAGACGCTCACCGGCGTCTTCCCGGCGTACCTGAACGCCCTCAGCGGCGACGGCGTGCACATCATCACCGTGAACGACTACCTGGCCCAGCGCGACGCCGAGTGGGTCGGCCGGGTGCACGTCTTCCTCGGCCTGACCGTCGGCGTGATCCTGCCCAACCGGCCCGCCGCCGAGCACCGCGCCGCGTACCTGTGCGACATCACGTACGGCACCAACAACGAGTTCGGCTTCGACTACCTGCGCGACAACATGGCGTGGTCGAAGGGCGAGCTGGTGCAGCGCGGCCACAACTTCGCCATCGTCGACGAGGTGGACTCGATCCTCATCGACGAGGCCCGCACCCCGTTGATCATCTCCGGCCCCGGCGAGCACTCCGCCCGCTGGTACGGCGAGTTCGCCGCCCTGGTCGGCCGCCTGCAGAAGGGCAAGGACGGCGAGGGCGACTACGAGGTCGACGAGGCCAAGCGCACGGTCGCGATCACCGAGCGCGGCGTCGCCCGGGTCGAGGACCGGCTCGGCATCGACAACCTGTACGAGTCGGTGAACACCCCGCTCGTGGGCTACCTGAACAACGCCATCAAGGCCAAGGAGCTCTACAAGCGCGACAAGGACTACATCGTCGACGAGAACGGCGAGGTCCTCATCGTCGACGAGTTCACCGGCCGCATCCTGCACGGCCGCCGCTACAACGAGGGCATGCACCAGGCCATCGAGGCGAAGGAGGGCGTGGAGGTCAAGCAGGAGAACCAGACCCTGGCGACCATCACGCTGCAGAACTACTTCCGCCTCTACAACAAGCTCGGCGGCATGACCGGTACGGCGCAGACCGAGGCCGGCGAGTTCAACCAGGTCTACAAGGTCGGCGTCGTGAGCATCCCGACGCACCGGCCGATGATCCGCATCGACCACCCGGACGTCATCTACAAGACCGAGAAGGCCAAGTTCAACGCGGTCATCGAGGACATCGCCGAGCGGCACGCCACCGGCCAGCCGGTGCTGGTCGGCACCGTCTCGGTCGAGAATTCCGAGATCCTCTCCACCCTGCTGCGCCGCCGGGGCATCCCGCACAGCGTCCTCAACGCGAAGTTCCACGCCCAGGAGGCGCAGATCATCGCGCAGGCGGGCCGCAAGGGCGGGGTGACGGTCGCCACCAACATGGCCGGCCGCGGCACCGACATCCTGCTCGGTGGCAACCCCGAGTTCCTCGCCTCCGCCGAACTGCACCAGCGTGGCCTGGACCCGGTCGAGAGCCCGGAGGAGTACGCGAAGGCCCTCGAAGAGGTTCTGCCCGCCTGGAAGGAAGCCTGCGAGGAGGAGGCGGCCGAGGTCATCGCCGCCGGCGGCCTGTACGTGCTGGGCACCGAGCGGCACGACTCGCGCCGCATCGACAACCAGCTCCGCGGCCGCTCCGGCCGCCAGGGCGACCCGGGCGAGTCCCGGTTCTACCTCTCGCTGCAGGACGACCTCATGAAGCGGTTCCGCGCCGGCGCGGTCGAGGCGGTCATGGAGCGCTTCAACATCCCGGAGGACGTCCCCATCGAGTCGAAGATGGTGACCCGGCAGATCCGCAGCGCCCAGACCCAGATCGAGGCGCAGAACGCCGAGATCCGCAAGAACGTCCTGAAGTACGACGAGGTGCTCAACAAGCAGCGCATGGTCATCTACGCCGAGCGCAAGCGCGTGCTCGACGGCGAGGACATGCACGACCAGGCCGAGCACATGATCGACGACGTGGTCGCCGACTACGTCACCGCTGCGACCTCCGACGGGTACGCGGAGGACTGGGACCTCGAGCAGCTCTGGACCAACCTCAAGCGCCTGTTCCCGCTCAGCCTCACGATCGAGGACATCGTCGAGGAGGCCGGCGGCGAACGCAGCAGCCTCGACCAGGAGTTCCTCGTCGCGCAGATCAAGGAGGACGCGCGGCGGGCGTACCAGGCCCGCGAGGACGAGCTGGGCGAGGAAGCGGTCCGTGAGCTGGAGCGCCAGGTCCTGCTCGCGGTGATCGACCGCAAGTGGCGCGAGCACCTCTACGAGATGGACTACCTGCAGGAAGGCATCAGCCTGCGGGCGTACGCCCAGCGCGACCCGGTGGTCGAGTACCAGCGCGAGGGCTTCGACATGTTCAACCAGATGATGGAGGGCATCAAGGAGGAGGCGGTCGGCTTCCTGTTCAACCTGGAGGTCCAGGTCGAGGAGGCCCCGACGGTCACGGTCGACCCGTCCCAGGCCGTACCGCTGCCCACCGCGGACGAGCCCGAGCAGCACGTCGAGGTCCGCGCCAAGGGCCTCGGCGGCAACCGCCGCCCCCAGGCCCTGCAGTACACGGCCCCCACCATCGACGGCGAGGCCGGCGCGGGCGCCCCGCAGATCCAGCACCCGGAGCAGCAGGCCCCGGCCCTGGGCATCGGCGCGGCCCCGGTCGTCCCGGCCAGCCCGGCCCACACCGGAGCCCACCGCACCACCGGCCCCCGCACCTCCGGCCAGGCAGAAGCCAGCAACGGCCCGTCCCGCAACGCCCCGTGCTACTGCGGCTCAGGCAAGAAGTACAAGCGCTGCCACGGCGCCCCGGGCGCGGTCTGA
- a CDS encoding GNAT family N-acetyltransferase — protein sequence MRTFGDAHPRLEAGAVALRKPEERDAAAIARCHNDPEVARWFGVAQPWTHADALRYVTVEVPAWWARGEEAVFAVVGPDDAYQGSVDLRVPGTEPAAGEVGFFVAPAARGRGYATTALTAACRWGFEALGLERIQWRAEVGNDASRRVAQKAGFTMEGLLRRALVTGGTRRDCWIGSLLREDMA from the coding sequence GTGCGAACCTTCGGCGACGCGCACCCGAGGCTCGAGGCGGGCGCCGTCGCCCTCCGCAAACCCGAGGAGCGGGACGCCGCGGCGATCGCCCGGTGCCACAACGACCCCGAGGTGGCGCGCTGGTTCGGCGTGGCGCAACCCTGGACCCACGCGGACGCGCTCAGGTATGTCACCGTCGAGGTGCCCGCGTGGTGGGCCAGAGGCGAAGAAGCCGTATTTGCGGTTGTCGGCCCCGATGACGCGTACCAAGGATCGGTTGATCTCAGAGTGCCCGGCACGGAGCCGGCGGCGGGCGAGGTGGGTTTCTTCGTCGCGCCGGCGGCGCGCGGACGGGGGTACGCCACGACGGCGCTGACCGCGGCCTGCCGGTGGGGTTTCGAGGCACTCGGGCTGGAGCGCATCCAGTGGCGTGCCGAGGTGGGCAACGACGCGTCCCGCAGGGTCGCGCAGAAGGCGGGATTCACGATGGAAGGTCTGCTGCGGCGGGCGCTGGTGACCGGCGGCACCCGCCGGGACTGCTGGATCGGCTCGCTGCTGAGGGAGGACATGGCGTGA
- a CDS encoding GNAT family N-acetyltransferase has translation MIAPTIPGEGIRLRGLCADDLDDLVTGYNDPEMRRWLTQMPDPFTRSQAEEYVTELVPGLFAAGGGFYAVADPVTDRLLGGVGIDRVSPGRGQAEIGYWTGPWARGRGVATAAVRALTEHTFHTGLSRLELLTHWENVPSQRVALAAGFHREGVRRGALPDRSGRREDVLAYARLADDPPGPTDRLLPDLPGGELTDGVVTLRPLVASDLDFYAELHTLEDVVATSVPPVPPGPEKMLQRCARAQAHWLAGDRADLVIVDTATGTSAGSIDLYYQEPPTGQAMIGYSMLPAWRGRGYPTRAAQLLSLWAFAETGIARLIAGALPTNLGSQRVLEKAGFKREAYLRSRLPGEGGRRNDDVQFALLAEDLLVEGARLDG, from the coding sequence GTGATCGCGCCGACGATTCCGGGCGAGGGGATACGCCTGCGCGGCCTGTGCGCGGACGACCTCGACGACCTCGTCACCGGCTACAACGACCCGGAGATGCGGCGCTGGCTGACGCAGATGCCGGATCCGTTCACCCGCTCCCAGGCCGAGGAGTACGTGACCGAGCTGGTGCCGGGCCTCTTCGCGGCGGGCGGCGGCTTCTACGCGGTGGCGGATCCCGTGACGGACCGGCTGCTCGGCGGGGTGGGCATCGACCGGGTCTCCCCGGGCCGCGGCCAGGCGGAGATCGGCTACTGGACCGGCCCGTGGGCCCGCGGCCGCGGCGTCGCCACCGCGGCGGTCCGCGCGCTCACCGAGCACACCTTCCACACCGGGCTGTCCCGGCTGGAGCTGCTCACCCACTGGGAGAACGTGCCGAGCCAGCGGGTCGCGCTCGCTGCGGGCTTCCACCGTGAAGGCGTACGCCGCGGAGCGCTGCCCGACCGCAGCGGCCGGCGCGAAGACGTCCTCGCGTACGCCCGCCTCGCCGACGACCCGCCCGGCCCCACGGACCGGCTGCTGCCCGACCTCCCCGGCGGCGAACTCACCGACGGCGTGGTGACCCTGCGCCCGCTGGTCGCGTCGGACCTCGACTTCTACGCGGAACTGCACACGCTCGAGGACGTCGTCGCGACCTCGGTGCCGCCGGTGCCACCCGGCCCGGAGAAGATGCTGCAACGCTGCGCCCGCGCGCAGGCGCACTGGCTGGCCGGCGACCGCGCGGACCTGGTCATCGTCGACACCGCCACCGGTACGAGCGCCGGAAGCATCGACCTCTACTACCAGGAACCGCCGACCGGGCAGGCGATGATCGGGTACAGCATGCTGCCGGCGTGGCGAGGACGCGGGTACCCGACGCGGGCGGCGCAGTTGCTGTCGCTGTGGGCGTTCGCGGAGACGGGGATCGCCCGGTTGATCGCCGGGGCGCTGCCGACGAATCTGGGGTCGCAGCGGGTGCTGGAGAAGGCCGGGTTCAAGCGTGAGGCCTATCTGCGGTCTCGGCTGCCTGGTGAGGGCGGGCGGCGCAATGATGATGTGCAGTTCGCTCTGCTGGCGGAGGATCTGCTGGTGGAGGGGGCACGGCTGGACGGGTGA
- the hpf gene encoding ribosome hibernation-promoting factor, HPF/YfiA family, which yields MDIVVKGRNVEVPDHYREHVADKLAKVERYDQKLIRVDVELFHERNPRQSDFCQRVEITVVTRGPVIRAEACAKDFYGALDCAINKLDGRLRRAADRRRVHRGRHAPVSVAAATAGLPTDLPDLTSQTEDSSVATDLAEHDDTQPWRIVREKEHPADPMTVDDALFQMELVGHDFYLFHDKDSGRPSVVYRRRGYDYGILSLETTA from the coding sequence GTGGACATTGTCGTCAAGGGCCGCAACGTAGAGGTTCCTGATCACTACCGGGAACATGTCGCCGACAAGCTGGCAAAGGTTGAACGGTACGACCAGAAGCTGATCAGAGTCGACGTGGAGCTCTTCCACGAGCGGAACCCCCGTCAGTCGGACTTCTGCCAGCGAGTGGAGATCACCGTCGTGACGCGGGGCCCCGTGATCCGGGCCGAAGCCTGCGCGAAGGATTTCTACGGCGCCCTGGACTGCGCCATCAACAAACTCGACGGGCGTCTGCGCCGTGCCGCCGACCGCCGCCGCGTACACCGCGGGCGGCACGCGCCGGTATCCGTGGCCGCGGCCACCGCAGGGCTCCCGACGGACCTGCCGGACCTGACCTCGCAGACCGAGGACTCCTCCGTGGCGACCGACCTCGCCGAACACGACGACACCCAGCCGTGGCGCATCGTGCGCGAGAAGGAACACCCCGCGGACCCGATGACCGTCGACGACGCCCTCTTCCAGATGGAGCTCGTCGGACACGATTTCTACCTGTTCCACGACAAGGACAGCGGCCGCCCGAGCGTCGTGTACCGGCGCCGCGGCTACGACTACGGCATCCTCAGCCTGGAGACGACCGCCTGA
- a CDS encoding ComF family protein, which translates to MGADLADLVLPAACAGCGGERVPLRFGVCAACVAELEALRPYATAPDPPPPGMPACTAVGPYSGALRGALLAYKERGRHRLAGPLGGLLARAVVEAAVRGSGWGVTRSGDARALRVPLIVVPVPSTVSAARERGGDHMARLAGHAVRRLRAAGWEAAVRQPLRALPRPDSASLNVAARAAAAESSLRIRGSRIRVSRRRPTMEGTLIVVDDIVTTGATLAAVTVRLQEVDMQVTGAAVLAATRLRRHHGRAGRESALRVPPGPEVLAHVPRTRGDGRPSAG; encoded by the coding sequence CTGGGTGCCGACCTGGCCGACCTCGTCCTTCCTGCCGCGTGTGCCGGCTGTGGCGGGGAACGGGTTCCGTTGCGTTTCGGTGTCTGTGCCGCCTGTGTCGCTGAGTTGGAGGCGCTGCGTCCGTACGCGACCGCGCCCGATCCGCCGCCGCCCGGGATGCCGGCGTGCACTGCTGTAGGGCCTTACTCCGGGGCGCTTCGGGGTGCGTTGCTGGCGTACAAGGAGCGGGGGCGGCATCGATTGGCCGGGCCTCTTGGCGGGTTGCTCGCGCGGGCCGTCGTCGAGGCGGCCGTTCGGGGGAGCGGCTGGGGTGTCACTCGATCAGGTGATGCGCGTGCTCTGCGCGTACCCCTGATTGTGGTGCCCGTGCCGTCGACCGTGAGCGCGGCGCGGGAGCGGGGTGGGGATCATATGGCGCGGTTGGCCGGACATGCCGTGCGGCGGTTGCGGGCCGCCGGGTGGGAGGCTGCCGTCCGGCAGCCGTTGCGGGCGTTGCCGCGTCCGGACTCTGCGTCACTGAACGTGGCCGCACGGGCGGCGGCGGCTGAGAGTTCGCTGCGAATCCGGGGGTCTCGGATCCGCGTTTCGCGGCGGCGGCCGACGATGGAGGGCACTCTGATAGTGGTGGACGACATCGTCACGACGGGGGCCACGCTCGCCGCTGTGACGGTACGGCTCCAGGAGGTGGACATGCAGGTCACGGGTGCTGCGGTGCTGGCGGCCACCCGGCTGCGCAGGCACCACGGGCGCGCGGGGCGGGAGAGTGCTCTCCGAGTGCCGCCAGGGCCGGAAGTCCTCGCACACGTTCCCCGAACGAGGGGTGACGGGCGGCCGTCGGCAGGTTAG
- a CDS encoding LpqB family beta-propeller domain-containing protein, whose translation MRKLARTLLAGALTGTLLLGGCGIPDNTDVVTVGPGPSTGFSSNDDGAPPRYGREATLDTAKFVEYYLQAAGGDPDGAVDRVKQFLSPAAAASFKPPEGVKIVYLTEDPLVNPGSDQVELRVRTLGVLGPNGRLDPVQDTGITTYQLSVASISGKTGLFVTKAPPVLLLSDTAFTTWFVRRTIYFWNHEYTALVPDVRYLPADMPPEQEPQRIIKWLIEGPSDTIHDAVEPLPEGTALLGNVPAVSNDKLQISLSAQSVRPPDDPKALDRLRRQLMWSLRPNLSRVLELKIGNQEQTSYDGNDYLTSNPTYRLADSPERFLIYNNQIRRMSRTPGAADPLPVIKPEANRNVRAAAFARSPSDRRYAALITTEGNHQVLRVGSAGIGELSDLRRVTLRGGSTGQPVWAITSDDPQTGAVGLLTIGGKLFSFSADGSPLRAVAWPGPPGMITAVAVAPDGRRVALAVGGKLYLAALTADGDGPQLSPPRQVQLPVLREVSAVDWGTETSVIVAGTRADRDRVAVIDTAIDGTQWIESLADIGVEKVTYLATYPVSPSSGKVTPDVIEYMANGATFDVLSGPVRIGVGDLAEPVTNAPAGVVPTAPSFLR comes from the coding sequence ATGAGGAAGCTGGCCCGCACGCTTCTCGCCGGTGCCCTGACCGGCACCCTGCTGCTCGGCGGCTGCGGCATCCCCGACAACACCGACGTCGTGACGGTCGGCCCGGGGCCCTCGACCGGTTTCTCGTCCAACGACGACGGCGCGCCCCCGCGTTACGGGCGCGAGGCGACGCTCGACACCGCCAAGTTCGTCGAGTATTACCTGCAGGCCGCGGGCGGAGACCCGGACGGCGCCGTCGACCGGGTCAAGCAGTTCCTCTCGCCGGCGGCCGCCGCCTCGTTCAAGCCGCCCGAGGGCGTCAAGATTGTGTACCTGACCGAGGATCCGCTGGTCAACCCGGGTAGCGACCAGGTCGAGCTCCGGGTGCGGACGCTGGGCGTGCTGGGCCCGAACGGCCGGCTGGACCCGGTGCAGGACACCGGCATCACCACGTACCAGCTGTCGGTCGCGTCCATCAGCGGCAAGACCGGGCTGTTCGTGACCAAGGCGCCGCCGGTGCTGCTGCTCAGCGACACGGCCTTCACGACGTGGTTCGTGCGCCGGACGATCTACTTCTGGAACCACGAGTACACCGCCCTGGTCCCCGACGTGCGCTACCTGCCGGCCGACATGCCGCCCGAGCAGGAGCCGCAGCGGATCATCAAGTGGCTCATCGAGGGCCCGTCCGACACGATCCACGACGCCGTGGAGCCGCTGCCCGAGGGCACGGCGCTGCTCGGCAACGTGCCCGCCGTCAGCAACGACAAGCTGCAGATCAGCCTGAGCGCCCAGTCCGTACGGCCGCCGGACGACCCGAAGGCGCTGGACCGGCTCCGCCGACAGCTGATGTGGTCGCTGCGGCCCAACCTGTCCCGGGTGCTCGAGCTCAAGATCGGCAACCAGGAGCAGACGAGTTACGACGGCAACGACTACCTCACCAGCAACCCGACGTACCGGCTGGCCGACTCGCCCGAGCGCTTCCTGATCTACAACAACCAGATCCGCCGCATGTCCCGCACGCCCGGCGCCGCGGACCCGCTCCCGGTCATCAAGCCGGAGGCCAACCGCAACGTACGGGCGGCCGCCTTCGCCCGCAGCCCCAGCGACCGCCGGTACGCGGCCCTCATCACCACCGAGGGCAACCACCAGGTGCTGCGCGTGGGCAGCGCGGGGATCGGGGAGCTGAGCGACCTGCGACGCGTCACCCTCCGAGGCGGCTCGACCGGGCAGCCGGTGTGGGCCATCACCTCCGACGACCCGCAGACCGGCGCGGTCGGGCTGCTCACCATCGGCGGCAAACTGTTCAGCTTCTCCGCCGACGGATCCCCGCTGCGCGCGGTCGCGTGGCCCGGACCGCCGGGCATGATCACGGCCGTGGCGGTCGCCCCGGACGGGCGCCGGGTCGCGCTGGCGGTCGGCGGCAAGCTGTACCTGGCGGCGCTGACGGCCGACGGCGACGGACCCCAGCTGTCCCCGCCCCGGCAGGTGCAGCTGCCCGTCCTGCGCGAAGTGTCGGCCGTCGACTGGGGCACGGAAACCTCGGTCATCGTCGCCGGCACCCGGGCCGACCGCGACCGCGTCGCCGTCATCGACACCGCGATCGACGGCACCCAGTGGATCGAGTCCCTCGCCGACATCGGCGTGGAGAAGGTGACCTACCTCGCGACGTACCCGGTGAGCCCCAGCAGCGGAAAGGTCACCCCCGACGTCATCGAGTACATGGCCAACGGAGCGACGTTCGACGTGCTGTCGGGCCCCGTCCGCATCGGCGTGGGAGACCTCGCCGAACCGGTGACCAACGCACCGGCCGGCGTCGTCCCCACCGCCCCGTCCTTCCTGCGCTGA
- the mtrB gene encoding MtrAB system histidine kinase MtrB — MPVRRILRFVRRYWRVAVRRGLQLSAPGRRAWRRSLHLRVVTLTLVASSLLVGGFGWFIADRSTKILLDRAEDEVRSQMQSKVDYALQQLTVHRQVRDPELPTTISNTVTRLADGDPAESGGAIVALRADNFPDLKPVTSTKVDTTSLITPEMVHDVSREGHVAQQIRTAEVGGVSSKYLVYGSPVPTSFGHVELYYVVPLTTEDRAANQIRTTVLVTGLALVILLGVVAGLVTRMVVTPVRVAARTAQRLSAGLLDQRMKVDGEDDLALLAASFNQMAANLQRQIVRLEEMSRLQRRFTSDVSHELRTPLTTVRMAADLIFAERDEFDPAVARSAELLQAELDRFESLLTDLLEISRFDAGFAALDAEHTDLVPIVERVADRLAGLAERVGVTIELRLPDTPVIAEVDPRRVERILRNLVGNAVEHGERKPVEITMATDEAAVAITVRDHGVGLKPGEERLVFNRFWRADPSRARQTGGTGLGLSISVEDARLHGGWLEAWGEPGGGAQFRLTLPVRSGDRLVSAPLPLIPRDRAVDDPANAAEGLTGSAAAASSTVDPAPAPPTSGARPALSVRDASSPAAGGSASSGPGDLDLDEPAEVGR, encoded by the coding sequence ATGCCCGTCCGCCGAATCCTCCGGTTCGTGCGGCGATACTGGCGCGTGGCCGTGCGCCGCGGGCTCCAGCTCTCCGCTCCCGGCCGCCGGGCCTGGCGCCGCTCGCTGCACCTGCGGGTCGTCACGCTGACCCTCGTCGCGTCCAGCCTCCTGGTGGGCGGCTTCGGCTGGTTCATCGCCGACCGCAGCACCAAGATTCTGCTCGACCGCGCCGAGGACGAGGTCCGCTCGCAGATGCAGAGCAAGGTCGACTACGCGCTGCAGCAGCTCACCGTGCACCGGCAGGTCCGCGACCCGGAGCTGCCCACGACGATCAGCAACACCGTCACCCGGCTGGCGGACGGCGATCCCGCCGAGAGCGGCGGGGCCATCGTCGCGCTGCGCGCCGACAACTTCCCGGACCTCAAGCCGGTCACGTCGACCAAGGTCGACACGACCTCGCTGATCACCCCGGAGATGGTCCACGACGTCTCCCGGGAGGGCCACGTCGCCCAGCAGATCCGCACCGCCGAGGTCGGCGGCGTCAGCTCCAAATACCTTGTGTACGGGTCACCCGTGCCGACCAGCTTCGGGCACGTCGAGCTCTATTACGTCGTCCCGCTGACCACCGAGGACCGGGCGGCCAACCAGATCCGCACCACGGTCCTGGTCACCGGCCTCGCGCTGGTCATCCTCCTCGGGGTCGTCGCCGGCCTGGTCACCCGCATGGTGGTGACGCCCGTCCGGGTCGCCGCCCGCACCGCCCAGCGCCTCTCCGCCGGGCTGCTCGACCAGCGCATGAAGGTCGACGGCGAGGACGACCTGGCCCTGCTCGCCGCCTCCTTCAACCAGATGGCGGCCAACCTGCAGCGCCAGATCGTGCGCCTCGAGGAGATGTCCCGCCTGCAGCGGCGCTTCACCTCCGACGTGTCGCACGAGCTGCGGACGCCGCTCACCACCGTACGCATGGCCGCCGACCTGATCTTCGCCGAGCGCGACGAGTTCGACCCGGCGGTGGCCCGCAGCGCCGAGCTGCTCCAGGCCGAGCTGGACCGCTTCGAGAGCCTGCTGACCGACCTCCTCGAGATCAGCCGCTTCGACGCGGGCTTCGCCGCCCTCGACGCCGAGCACACCGACCTCGTGCCGATCGTCGAACGCGTCGCCGACCGTCTCGCCGGCCTCGCCGAGCGCGTCGGCGTGACGATCGAGCTCCGGCTGCCCGACACCCCGGTCATCGCGGAGGTCGACCCCCGCCGCGTCGAGCGCATCCTGCGCAACCTGGTGGGCAACGCGGTCGAGCACGGCGAGCGCAAACCGGTCGAGATCACCATGGCCACCGACGAGGCCGCGGTCGCCATCACGGTCCGGGACCACGGCGTGGGCCTCAAGCCGGGCGAGGAACGCCTCGTCTTCAACCGCTTCTGGCGCGCCGACCCGTCCCGCGCCCGCCAGACCGGCGGCACCGGCCTCGGCCTGTCCATCTCGGTCGAGGACGCCCGCCTCCACGGCGGCTGGCTCGAGGCGTGGGGCGAGCCGGGCGGTGGCGCCCAGTTCCGCCTCACCCTCCCGGTCCGCTCCGGCGACCGCCTGGTCTCCGCCCCGCTCCCACTGATCCCGCGGGACCGGGCCGTCGACGACCCGGCCAACGCCGCCGAGGGCCTGACCGGCTCGGCCGCGGCCGCCTCGTCCACCGTCGACCCTGCGCCCGCTCCACCGACGTCGGGTGCGCGCCCCGCGCTGTCCGTGCGCGACGCCTCGTCCCCGGCCGCCGGTGGGTCCGCCTCGTCCGGCCCCGGTGATCTCGACCTGGATGAGCCCGCGGAGGTGGGCCGATGA
- the mtrA gene encoding MtrAB system response regulator MtrA yields MRARVLVVDDDPALAEMLGIVLRSEGFLPSFVADGERALAAFRENRPDIVLLDLMLPGMSGIDVARAIRAESGIPIVMLTAKSDTVDVVLGLESGADDYVVKPFKPKELVARMRARLRRGEDAAPEMLTIGPPGNQITIDVPAHTVSRDGEEVKLTPLEFDLLVALARKPRQVFTREVLLEQVWGYRHAADTRLVNVHVQRLRAKIEPDPERPEIILTVRGVGYKAGTG; encoded by the coding sequence ATGAGAGCCCGCGTACTCGTCGTCGACGACGACCCCGCGCTGGCGGAGATGCTCGGCATCGTCCTGCGCAGCGAGGGCTTCCTGCCCTCGTTCGTGGCCGACGGTGAGCGGGCCCTCGCCGCGTTCCGGGAGAACAGGCCCGACATCGTCCTGCTCGACCTCATGCTGCCCGGCATGAGCGGCATCGACGTGGCCCGCGCCATCCGCGCTGAGTCCGGCATCCCGATCGTCATGCTCACGGCCAAGAGCGACACGGTCGACGTCGTGCTCGGGCTCGAGAGCGGCGCCGACGACTACGTGGTCAAGCCGTTCAAGCCCAAGGAACTCGTCGCCCGCATGCGCGCCCGCCTGCGCCGCGGCGAGGACGCCGCACCCGAGATGCTCACCATCGGGCCGCCCGGCAACCAGATCACCATCGACGTGCCGGCGCACACGGTCTCCCGCGACGGCGAAGAGGTCAAGCTGACGCCGCTCGAGTTCGACCTGCTGGTCGCGCTCGCCCGCAAGCCCCGCCAGGTCTTCACCCGCGAGGTCCTGCTCGAACAGGTCTGGGGTTACCGCCACGCGGCCGACACCCGCCTGGTCAACGTCCACGTCCAGCGGCTGCGCGCCAAGATCGAACCGGACCCGGAGCGGCCGGAGATCATCCTGACCGTGCGGGGGGTCGGCTACAAGGCGGGCACCGGATAG